The following proteins come from a genomic window of Natronosalvus vescus:
- a CDS encoding 30S ribosomal protein S19, with translation MSSEYRTGREGEEFTYRGHTLEELQEMELEDVAEVLPARQRRSIVRGLSVEQQKLLEKAREKDEQETANSPIRTHLRNMPVLPEFVGLTFAVYTGQSFERVRVEPEMIGHYLGEFQLTRSSVSHGQAGIGATRSSKFVPLK, from the coding sequence ATGAGTTCGGAATACCGTACCGGTCGTGAGGGTGAGGAGTTCACCTACCGCGGCCACACGCTCGAGGAGCTCCAGGAGATGGAGCTCGAAGACGTCGCTGAAGTGCTTCCGGCACGCCAGCGGCGGAGTATCGTGCGCGGGCTCTCGGTCGAACAGCAGAAGCTGCTCGAGAAGGCCCGCGAGAAAGACGAACAGGAGACGGCCAACTCGCCGATCCGGACGCACCTGCGCAACATGCCGGTGCTGCCGGAGTTCGTTGGCCTGACGTTCGCCGTATACACCGGACAGAGCTTCGAGCGCGTCCGCGTCGAACCCGAGATGATCGGCCACTACCTCGGTGAGTTCCAGCTCACCCGATCGTCCGTCTCGCACGGACAGGCCGGTATCGGGGCGACGCGTTCCTCGAAGTTCGTCCCACTGAAGTGA